A window of Desulfobulbus oralis genomic DNA:
TGGCAAAGCGCTTGCCCCCGCCATGACCGGGTATGCCCGTCAGGGCCGCACAGCCGGAGAGCTGCAGCACACAGAACAAAACAGAAAGCAAACCAAAACACCACGGCAGACCACGCCTGCCCGGAAAAACCGACTTTTTCATCACGGCTCGCGCAGCCCCTCGTCCAAAGCCCGGATAACGGGATAGAGAAAATACGAAATCACTGAGCGCGTCCCCACCTTGATCTCCGCACGCAGCTTCATCCCCGGCAGCAGACGAAAGCCTGCCGGAACCTTTTGCAATTTGCTGTCCAGCAGGGTGATCCGGCAGCGGTAAAAGGCCGCGCCCCCAGCCGGGTGGGCTTCTTCTCCCTTAAGCAGCTCTTCCCCAGAAGCACGGGCAAAGGCGTTTTCGCTGATCACCCGCACCGCTCCGGGCAGAACCCCATGCCGCTGAAAGGGAAAGGCATCGAGCTTGATCCGCGCCGTATCACCCTCCCTGATCCGGCCAATGTCTCTGGACGCCACCTCCACCTCCGCCTCCAGCACCGTGCCCCGCGGCACCAGCACCATGAACGGCTCGGCCTGCTGAATCACCGAACCCACCGAGCGCTCCGCCGCCTGCAGCACCACCCCACGGGCCGGGGCCCTCAGCTCGATCAGCTCATGCATCCGACGCGCCTTGTGCAGCTCCTCCTCAACCCGGTTGTGCTCACGCCGCAACTCCACCGCCTGTTCCAGAAGATCAGCCTGACGCTCCTCCACAAAACGCCGCCACTCCGAACGAGCCTCCTTCAGCTCCTGCCGGGTCACCTCGGCCTCGGCACGCAGGTTGCCCAGCACATTCTCCACCTCGACCCGCGCCTTCCTGGCCTCGATCAGACGAAGCCGCCTCTGCGTCTCATCCTCCCCCTTCAGCCGACGCGCCGCTGTGCCCTCCATGTCCCGCAGCACCTTGCCCTGTCGCTCCTGACCCGCCTGCTGAACCCCATTCTGGGCCAGTTTCGCCTCCAGCGCCGCCACCTTGTCCGCATTCAGACGCCGCGTCTCCGCCACCACCTGCCGCCGCTGCCTCAGCACCTGCTCCTGCAGAAGACCGTCCCCCGCCTCCTCCGGTCTGGCCCGGAAATCCCCGCCCCCAAGCTCCGCCTCTATCCGCCTGAGCTGCGCCGCCAGAGCATGGGCCTGCTTCTCCAACTGCCCCAGATCCGCACTGGCAAAGGTCGCATCCAGGGTCGCCAGCAACTGCCCCGCCTCCACCGCATCCCCCACTCTGGCCTCGATGCTCCGGATCACCGCCGTATTCAGCGGCTGCACCACAATGGCAGGCGCGCTGGTGATCAGCTCCCCCTCTGCCACCACGATCCGGTCAACCCGGAACACTATCGCCCCCACAACCAGCGCCACTATCGCCGCCAGAATCACGTACAGCACCCAGCGCGCCCCGCCCGGAACACCGCCTGCCTCGATCGCCGCCGCATCCGGCTGATACTCCAGAAGCTCACGATCCAGATTGCCCATCCCCATCTCCTCCTGTTCACCGGGCTGCTCGAGCGGCAAACCTTTCCCGGGCTGCAGCCCATAAAATCCCTTGACGCCATAATGTTAAAACGCCACATTGCTCAGATGAATGCGAACAAGGAGGCATTATCATGAGCGAATTGTCCAGGCGTTCCACCATCTACTTCGAAGCCCGGCTCCATGCTGCCCTGAAGCTCAAAGCCATCCACTCCAACCGCAGCCTGTCCGATCTTGTCAACGATGCCGTGCGTCAGGCCCTGGCCGAAGATCAGGCCGATCTGGCCGCCTTTGGCGAGCGAAGCGCAGAACCAACCATGAGCTATCAGGAACTGTTGCAGGATCTGAAACGGCATGGCCAGATATGAACTCAGGTTCAGACAATCGGTTGCCAGGGATCTGCGCCGACTGCCCAAACAGGATCTGGCTCTCCTGCTCCGGCGTATTGCATCCCTGGCCGACAATCCCCGCCCTGCGGGGTACGAAAAGCTGAGCAATCAGGCCTGGTACCGCGTCCGCCAGGGAGTTTACCGCATTGTGTACGAAATCCAGGATCAGGCTCTGCTGGTGACGGTGGTTAAAATCGGGCATCGCCGCGAAGTCTACAGAAAACGCTGACCATGCGGTTTTCCCGGGGCAGCGCCCTACAGCTCCATCTGCTGATGCCAGAGCTTGCTGTACAGCGCGCAGTCCCCGAGCAGGGCACTGTGCGGGCCATGGCCCACCACAGTACCCCGATCCAGCACGATGATGCTGTCCGCTTCCTTCAGCATGGAGAGCCGGTGCGAGACCACCAGCACCGTCCGGTTCCTGGCAATGTCCTTCAGGTTGGCCCGCACAATCGCCTCGCTCTCCGGATCCAAAGCGCTCGTGGCCTCGTCCAGAATCAGTATCTCCGGCTGGGTCAAAAGCGCCCGCGCAATCGCCAGACGCTGGCGCTGCCCGCCCGACAGATTCTTCGCCCCCTCCTCCAAAAGCGTGTCGTAGCCCTGGGGCAGATTCACGATGAACTCGTCCGCTCCGGCCAGAATCGCCGCATGGATGATCGCCTCCCGGGTGGCCGCCGACTGCCCGGCACGGATGTTCTCCGCCACTGTCGCCCGAAACAGAAAATTCTCCTGCAGCACCACCCCCATGTGCTGCCGGAGATGCGCGGTGTCCAGCTCGTTCAGATAGCACTGGTTGATCCGGATCGTGCCGGTGGACGGAAAATACACCTTCTGCAGCATCCGGGTGAGCGTGGTCTTGCCCGAACCGCTCGGCCCCACGATCCCCAGCATGCTGCCCGCAGGAATCACAAGCGAAATCTCCTGCAAGGCCACGGGCAGGTCCGGCCCATAGCGGAAGCTCACCCGCTCGAACTGGATGTCGCCCATGAGCGAGGGCCTGGCCCCGTGCCGATCCGCCCCCCACTCCTCGCGCGCGTTCATCACCACCCCCAGCTTCTCCACCGAAAGCGCCGCCTCCTGGTACTGGTGGATCAGACCCACCAGACGCACCAGGGGCGAGGTCACCCGGCCCGCCAGCATCTGAAAGGCAATCAGCGCACCCACGCTCAGGCTGCCGTCAAAAACCAGACCAGCGCCCACCCAGATCAGGATCACCGTCATCATCCGCTCCAGAAACTGGGTCAGGCTGCGGGCGGTAATCGAGATCCTGCCCACCCTGAACTGCATGCTCACCGCAGCCGCCACCTTCTGCTCCCACTGGCCCCGCAGCAGCGGCTCGATCGCCATGGCCTTGACCGTCGCAATCCCGTGAATCGTTTCCACCAGCATGGCCTGACGCTTCGACTCCGCCTCATAAAGCGCATCCAGACGCCGCCTGAAGGGCCGGATCAAAAGCCCAATCACCAGGGTGATCAGAGCGGTGATCACCAGCACAATCCCAGTCAGTCTGACGCTGTAGAAAAACAGAAAGGGCAGAAACACAAAGAGCGAGCTGGCCTCCAGCAGGGTCAGAAACACGCTGCCCGAGAGAAACTGCCGGATCTTCGCCGTCTGCTGCATGTGCTGGGTCAGCACGCCCGCGGTGATGTGCTCGAAAAAGTCCAGCGGCAGATGCAAAAGGTGCCGGAAGGTGCGGGCCGTCACCCGCAGATCGATCTTGTTGGTGGCGTGCAGCAGCAGGTAGTCCCTGAGAAAATCCAGGCAGGCGTTCACCAGCAGCGCCACGCTCATGCCTATCCCCAGCACCTGCAGCGTGGTGAAGGCCTGGTTCACCAGCACCTTGTCGATCACTATCTGAAAAAACAGGGGCGTCACCAGGGCAATCAGGTTGATGAAGAGCACCGACAGCCCCACATCGAAAAACGTCGCTTTCTGACGCAGAAACTCCGGAATGAACCAGCGCAGGGAAAAGGGCTGCTCCTCGTCGCCCAGCCGGTACACCCGCTTGAACAGGCAGAGTTCCCCTCCCCAGAGCGCGGAGAACGCCTCTTCCCCCATGCGCAGGTGCCCCTCCCTGCTCAAGGGATCGTACAGGCCAAGCAGCGGCTTTCCTGCCCTGTCCCTGCCCAGACCCGTCAGCACCACATGACGGCCGTTTTTCAGACGCGCCAGAACCGGAAAGGCCTTGCCCAGTCTGGCCAGATCCCGCCAGGACGCGCGCAGGCTCCGCGCCCGCAGGCCAAGGTCCCTGGCCATGCGCAGCAGGGTTTTTTCAGGTATCTCCCGCCGGCTCAAGCCATATTCGTGGACCAGACGATCCCGGCTCAGCTCGATTTTGTGCTCCCCGGCAATCAGAACAAAGCAGATCAGGGCGGTGTTGACCTGTTCAAAAAAGAGCATGCCGCCTGTCCAGAGCTGACCGAACGCTTCCAGACCTGTCTGCTCTTCCTGGGCCCCAGGGCTCATGAGAGACAGCCGGGCCCTGCTCTGGTTCATGCCGACAAGAACCTGATAGCTGCCGTTCTTCAGCTCCACAATCACCGGCAGACGACCGGCCAGTCCCGCCAACTGCTCCTGGTTCAGCCGGGCCACCTGGGGCCGCAGGCCAGAGAGACGCGCCAGTTCCAGCACCTGCTGAAACAGCTGTTTACAGCCTGCTGCTCCCGCCGGTTCATGAAGCGCGGAGAGCGCCGCCTCGAACCCCGCTTCATCCAGGGTCTTCGCCAGATACTGGCAGCAGGCCAGAAGGCCGCTCTGCCCGCCCTGGACGGCAGCCTGATCAAAACCGGCGGATTCCAATGCCGCACCCCCTGGGGTGTTGAGGATGAAAAGGACGCCATGGCACGCCGGCACAGACCCGAGCGCCCGGCACCCATGCCGCCATGGACAGAAAGCCCTGCCCCCACAGGAGCGTGGAGGCAGGGCCATTGTACAGAAAATCCAGGAGCATGCAAAGACCTGGAATCCGGTTCAGTGCAAGTTCATGGGCGGCTCCGCTCCGCCCTGTGGCCGGCCGCCTATTTCACCACGAAGAAGTCGCTGGCCTTGAGTTCCGGCCTGCTATCCAGCCGGGCAAACTGGATCGCAGCTCCTGCTCCGGTGCCGTCCGGATCGTACAGAAGCGCCCCTGTCGTGGTGTTGTAGAGGATGCAGTCCCGGTCATCCAGGGCAGAGCCTGTGGCATTGGCCACAAAAAGGCTGTCTGCAAGCGGGCCCGCTTCAGAAAGGGCCGTGAACACCGACCGGCTCAGATGCAGCTTGTCTTCGCCCGGCTTGAAGTCCGTAATCCGGTCTACATTGTTCGTTTCGTCCAGCGCATCCCTGAACAGAAAAACGTCTGCCCCGCTGCCACCCGTCAGAACCGTACTTTTGGAGCCGCCGGAAAGGATGTCTCCAAGCCCCTCGTTGCCCTGCAGGTAACCGCCGTTCGCGGCGCTCACCGCCTTCTGCGCCAGCAGCTCCTGCCAGCTCAGGCTCTTGCCGTCCGCAAAGGCAAACACATCCACACGCCTGTCCGCATAGCTCGGATAGTACCAGTACTCCAGTTTCACACTCTGCCCGCTCTCGCCAATCCGGATGATCAGATCATAGCCCGATTTCTCCAGACTGATGTCGGAAAGCCCGATCCCCTCCCCAAAGCGCAGCGTGTCCGTACTCTTCTCATCCCCATCCAGCTCGATCACCGTCTCCCCGCTCCCCGCCTGGATCAGATACTCGTCCGAGCCCGCCCCGCCTCTCATCCGCGTAGTCGCCGCACTCCCGCTCTGGTTGACCAGCAGATCGTCACCTTCTTCCCCGTACAGATACGATTTTGTGGCGGCCGCATTGGTGAAGAGCTGGTCGTCATCCCTGCCACCATACAGAGACGCAGTCTGGGACAACCCCGCATAGAGGCGATCCCGCCCGCCAAGGCCCCGCAGCGTTTCAGTGCTCCCGGCTTTGGCAACAGTGCTGCCTCGCAGCACATCATCCACCCCCTCATTGCCGTCCAGCTGTCCGCCTTCCATGGCCAGAGTCACCGCCTTCTGCGCCAGCAGCTCCTGCCAGCTCAGGCTCCTGCCGTCCGCAAAGGCAAACACATCCACACGCCTGTCCGCATGGACGTAGTACCAGTCCGCCAGTTTCACACTCTGCCCGCCTTCGCCAACCCGGATGATCAGATCATAGCCCGATTTCTCCAGACTGATGTCGGAAAGCCCGATCCCCTCCCCAAAGCGCAGCGTGTCCGTGCTCTTCTCATCCCCATCCAGATCGATCACCGTCTCCCCGCTCCCCGCCTGGATCAGATACTCGTCCGAGCCCGCCCCGCCTCTCATCCGCGTAGTCGCCGCACTCCCGCTCTGGTTGACCAGCAGATCGTCGCCCTCCTCCCCGTACAGATACGATTTTGTGGCAGCCGCATTGGTGAAGAGCTGGTCGTCATCCCTGCCACCATACAGAGACGCGGTCGAAGACAACCCCGCATAGAGGCGATCCCGCCCGCCAAGACCCCGCAGCGTTTCAGTGCTCCCGGCTTTGGCAACAGTGCTGCCTCGCAGCACATCATCCACCCCCTCATTGCCGTCCAGCTGTCCGCCTTCCATGGCCAGACTCACCGCCTTCTGCGCCAGCAGCTCCTGCCAGCTCAGGCTCCTGCCGTCCGCAAAGGCAAACACATCCACACGCCTGTCCGCATGGACGTAGTACCAGTCCGCCAGTTTCACACTCTGCCCGCCTTCGCCAACCCGGATGATCAGATCATAGCCCGATTTCTCCAGACTGATGTCGGAAAGCCCGATCCCCTCGCCAAAGCGCAGCGTGTCCGTGCTCTTCTCATCCCCATCCAGATCGATCACCGTCTCCCCGCTCCCCGCCTGGATCAGATACTCGTCCGAGCCCGCCCCGCCTCTCATCTGCGTAGTCGCCGCACTCCCGCTCTGGTTGACCAGCAGATCGTCGCCCTCCTCCCCGTACAAATACGATTTTGTGGCGGCCGCATTGGTGAAGAGCTGGTCGTCATCCCTGCCACCATACAGAGACGCAGTCGAAGACAACCCGGCATAGAGGCGATCCCCCCCGCCAAGGCCCCGCAGCGTTTCAGTGCTCCCGGCTTTGGCAACAGTGCTGCCCCGCAGCACATCATCCACCCCCTCATTGCCGTCCAGCTGTCCGCCTTCCGTGGCCAGAGTCACCGCCTTCTGCGCCAGCAGTTCCTGCCAGCTCAGGCTCCTGCCGTCCGCAAAGGCAAACACATCCACACGCCTGTCCGCATTGACGTAGTACCAGTCCGCCAGTTTCACACTCTGCCCGCTTTCACCAACCCGGATGATCAGATCATAGCCCGATTTCTCCAGACGGATGTCGGAAAGCCCGATCCCCGCCCCAAAGCGCAGCGTGTCCGTGCTCTTCTCATCCCCATCCAGATCGATCACCGTCTCCCCGCTCCCCGCCTGGATCAGATACTCGTCCGAGCCCGCCCCGCCTCTCATCTGCGTAGTCGCCGCACTCCCGCTCTGGTTGACCAGCAGATCGTCGCCTTCCTCCCCGTACAAATACGATTTTGTGGCGGCCGCATTGGTGAAGAGCTGGTCGTCATCCCTGCCACCATACAGAGACGCAGTCGAAGACAACCCGGCATAGAGGCGATCCCCCCGCCAAGGCCCCGCAGCGTTTCAGTGCTCCCGGCTTTGGCAACAGTGCTGCCCCGCAGCACATCATCCACCCCCTCATTGCCGTCCAGCTGTCCGCCTTCCGTGGCCAGACTCACCGCCTTCTGCGCCAGCAGCTCCTGCCAGCTCAGGCTCCTGCCGTCCGCAAAGGCAAACACATCCACACGCCTGTCCGCATAGTTCGGATAGTACCAGTACTCCAGTTTCACACTCTGCCCGCTTTCACCAACCCGAATGATCAGATCATAGCCCGATTGCTCCAGACGGATGTCGGAAAGCCCGATCCCCTCGCCAAAGCGCAGCGTGTCCGTACTCTCCGTATCTCCGTCCAGCTCGATCACCGTCTCCCCGCTCCCCGCCTGGATCAGATACTCGTCCGAGCCCGCCCCGCCTGTCATCCGCGTAGTCGCCGCACTCCCGCTCTGGTTGACCAGCAGATCGTCGCCTTCCTCCCCATACAGATACGATTTTGTGGCAGCCGCATTGGTGAAGAGCTGGTCGTCATCCCTGCCGCCATAGAGAGACGCGGTCGAAGACAACCCCGCATAGAGGCGATCCCGCCCGCCAAGGCCCCGCAGCGTTTCAGTGCTCCCGGCTTTGGCAACAGTGCTGCCTCGCAGCACATCATCCACCCCCTCATTGCCGTCCAGCTGTCCGCCTTC
This region includes:
- a CDS encoding CopG family transcriptional regulator, which codes for MSELSRRSTIYFEARLHAALKLKAIHSNRSLSDLVNDAVRQALAEDQADLAAFGERSAEPTMSYQELLQDLKRHGQI
- a CDS encoding peptidase domain-containing ABC transporter, yielding MLFFEQVNTALICFVLIAGEHKIELSRDRLVHEYGLSRREIPEKTLLRMARDLGLRARSLRASWRDLARLGKAFPVLARLKNGRHVVLTGLGRDRAGKPLLGLYDPLSREGHLRMGEEAFSALWGGELCLFKRVYRLGDEEQPFSLRWFIPEFLRQKATFFDVGLSVLFINLIALVTPLFFQIVIDKVLVNQAFTTLQVLGIGMSVALLVNACLDFLRDYLLLHATNKIDLRVTARTFRHLLHLPLDFFEHITAGVLTQHMQQTAKIRQFLSGSVFLTLLEASSLFVFLPFLFFYSVRLTGIVLVITALITLVIGLLIRPFRRRLDALYEAESKRQAMLVETIHGIATVKAMAIEPLLRGQWEQKVAAAVSMQFRVGRISITARSLTQFLERMMTVILIWVGAGLVFDGSLSVGALIAFQMLAGRVTSPLVRLVGLIHQYQEAALSVEKLGVVMNAREEWGADRHGARPSLMGDIQFERVSFRYGPDLPVALQEISLVIPAGSMLGIVGPSGSGKTTLTRMLQKVYFPSTGTIRINQCYLNELDTAHLRQHMGVVLQENFLFRATVAENIRAGQSAATREAIIHAAILAGADEFIVNLPQGYDTLLEEGAKNLSGGQRQRLAIARALLTQPEILILDEATSALDPESEAIVRANLKDIARNRTVLVVSHRLSMLKEADSIIVLDRGTVVGHGPHSALLGDCALYSKLWHQQMEL
- a CDS encoding HlyD family type I secretion periplasmic adaptor subunit is translated as MGNLDRELLEYQPDAAAIEAGGVPGGARWVLYVILAAIVALVVGAIVFRVDRIVVAEGELITSAPAIVVQPLNTAVIRSIEARVGDAVEAGQLLATLDATFASADLGQLEKQAHALAAQLRRIEAELGGGDFRARPEEAGDGLLQEQVLRQRRQVVAETRRLNADKVAALEAKLAQNGVQQAGQERQGKVLRDMEGTAARRLKGEDETQRRLRLIEARKARVEVENVLGNLRAEAEVTRQELKEARSEWRRFVEERQADLLEQAVELRREHNRVEEELHKARRMHELIELRAPARGVVLQAAERSVGSVIQQAEPFMVLVPRGTVLEAEVEVASRDIGRIREGDTARIKLDAFPFQRHGVLPGAVRVISENAFARASGEELLKGEEAHPAGGAAFYRCRITLLDSKLQKVPAGFRLLPGMKLRAEIKVGTRSVISYFLYPVIRALDEGLREP
- a CDS encoding calcium-binding protein produces the protein MYGEEGDDLLVNQSGSAATTQMRGGAGSDEYLIQAGSGETVIDLDGDEKSTDTLRFGAGIGLSDIRLEKSGYDLIIRVGESGQSVKLADWYYVNADRRVDVFAFADGRSLSWQELLAQKAVTLATEGGQLDGNEGVDDVLRGSTVAKAGSTETLRGLGGGDRLYAGLSSTASLYGGRDDDQLFTNAAATKSYLYGEEGDDLLVNQSGSAATTQMRGGAGSDEYLIQAGSGETVIDLDGDEKSTDTLRFGEGIGLSDISLEKSGYDLIIRVGEGGQSVKLADWYYVHADRRVDVFAFADGRSLSWQELLAQKAVSLAMEGGQLDGNEGVDDVLRGSTVAKAGSTETLRGLGGRDRLYAGLSSTASLYGGRDDDQLFTNAAATKSYLYGEEGDDLLVNQSGSAATTRMRGGAGSDEYLIQAGSGETVIDLDGDEKSTDTLRFGEGIGLSDISLEKSGYDLIIRVGEGGQSVKLADWYYVHADRRVDVFAFADGRSLSWQELLAQKAVTLAMEGGQLDGNEGVDDVLRGSTVAKAGSTETLRGLGGRDRLYAGLSQTASLYGGRDDDQLFTNAAATKSYLYGEEGDDLLVNQSGSAATTRMRGGAGSDEYLIQAGSGETVIELDGDEKSTDTLRFGEGIGLSDISLEKSGYDLIIRIGESGQSVKLEYWYYPSYADRRVDVFAFADGKSLSWQELLAQKAVSAANGGYLQGNEGLGDILSGGSKSTVLTGGSGADVFLFRDALDETNNVDRITDFKPGEDKLHLSRSVFTALSEAGPLADSLFVANATGSALDDRDCILYNTTTGALLYDPDGTGAGAAIQFARLDSRPELKASDFFVVK
- a CDS encoding type II toxin-antitoxin system RelE family toxin, with product MARYELRFRQSVARDLRRLPKQDLALLLRRIASLADNPRPAGYEKLSNQAWYRVRQGVYRIVYEIQDQALLVTVVKIGHRREVYRKR